In Myxococcus stipitatus, the following are encoded in one genomic region:
- a CDS encoding 4-alpha-glucanotransferase, which translates to MSTPGRLSGLLLPLFSLRAPTDFGIGDLGALDGLFTWMKAARQRLLMLLPLLPTAPGDSSPYATRSAFGLNPLFIDLSALPEFIASGGEAALSAEEKRKLDEARAAPRVRYDLVFPLKDAALARAFDTFEAQHWAPQSARARAFRQWREAQGDWLENYALFTAISEQEQRRAWWEWPQPLRTRQPDALRAKAQELERRVRYHAWLQWVAEQQWDAAREKARAQGVLLCGDEPFIIGQDSADCWAYPTILRRDARLGVPPDDFSATGQDWGLPYFDFAAMQKDDYAWLKSRAKKAASYYDLRRVDHAVGYFRQWIRDEQTPTGRFIPPDEESHRRQGRKHFELLSEGAGIVAEDLGVIPPFVRNILAELKLPGYRVMRWERDGDHYRDPHQFPTISLVTTGTHDTDTMAEWWEGARDDERHAAARAWPEMQGVPVTREFTPEVHRGMLAAALNSSSDLCVLPWQDVLGTRDRINLPGSMSDSNWAYRISQDTGALMADSTTREAAEKLAWLTASARR; encoded by the coding sequence ATGTCCACCCCCGGCCGGCTGTCCGGTCTCCTGCTCCCGCTGTTCTCGCTCCGCGCCCCCACGGATTTCGGTATTGGCGACCTTGGCGCGCTGGATGGGCTGTTCACCTGGATGAAGGCGGCGCGCCAGCGTCTGCTGATGCTGCTGCCGCTCCTGCCCACCGCGCCGGGTGACTCCAGCCCCTACGCCACCCGCTCCGCGTTCGGCCTCAACCCGCTCTTCATCGACCTGAGCGCCCTGCCGGAGTTCATCGCCTCCGGAGGCGAGGCCGCGCTCTCCGCCGAGGAGAAGCGCAAGCTCGACGAGGCCCGCGCCGCGCCCCGCGTGCGCTACGACCTGGTCTTCCCGCTCAAGGACGCGGCCCTCGCGCGCGCCTTCGACACCTTCGAGGCCCAGCACTGGGCCCCCCAGTCCGCGCGGGCCCGGGCCTTCCGCCAGTGGCGAGAGGCCCAAGGCGACTGGCTGGAGAACTACGCGCTCTTCACCGCCATCAGCGAGCAGGAGCAGCGCCGCGCGTGGTGGGAGTGGCCCCAGCCGCTGCGCACGCGCCAGCCCGACGCGCTGCGCGCGAAGGCCCAGGAGCTGGAGCGCCGGGTGCGCTACCACGCCTGGCTCCAGTGGGTGGCCGAGCAGCAATGGGACGCGGCGCGAGAGAAGGCCCGGGCCCAGGGCGTGCTCCTGTGCGGCGACGAGCCCTTCATCATCGGCCAGGACAGCGCGGACTGCTGGGCCTACCCCACCATCCTCCGCCGCGACGCGCGGCTGGGCGTGCCCCCGGACGACTTCTCCGCCACGGGCCAGGACTGGGGCCTGCCCTACTTCGACTTCGCCGCGATGCAGAAGGACGACTACGCGTGGCTCAAGTCGCGCGCGAAGAAGGCGGCCAGCTACTACGACTTGCGCCGCGTGGACCACGCGGTGGGCTACTTCCGGCAGTGGATTCGCGATGAGCAGACGCCCACCGGGCGCTTCATTCCTCCGGACGAGGAGAGCCACCGGAGACAGGGGCGCAAGCACTTCGAGCTGCTCTCGGAGGGCGCGGGCATCGTCGCCGAGGACCTGGGCGTCATCCCGCCCTTCGTGCGGAACATCCTCGCGGAGCTGAAGCTGCCCGGCTACCGGGTGATGCGCTGGGAGCGCGACGGCGACCACTACCGCGACCCGCATCAGTTCCCCACCATCTCCCTGGTGACGACGGGCACCCATGACACGGACACGATGGCCGAGTGGTGGGAGGGCGCCCGCGACGACGAGCGTCACGCCGCCGCGCGCGCGTGGCCGGAGATGCAGGGCGTGCCGGTGACGCGTGAGTTCACCCCCGAGGTCCACCGGGGCATGCTGGCCGCGGCGCTCAACTCGAGCAGCGATTTGTGCGTGCTGCCCTGGCAGGACGTGCTGGGCACCCGGGACCGCATCAACCTGCCGGGCTCGATGAGCGACTCGAACTGGGCCTACCGCATCAGCCAGGACACGGGCGCGCTGATGGCGGACTCGACGACGCGGGAGGCCGCCGAGAAGCTGGCCTGGCTCACCGCCTCCGCCCGGCGCTGA
- a CDS encoding sensor histidine kinase: MSRRPRSLPAPFVLVSLLVWVTIGIELWSRPLFSTGLIGESSLSTVARGLHLGVLALFLSTVLVAKRSVTRSALVAIQALCVLGLLAIVRYNSAAVLLIIVAGQLAQGLERVETGLALLAINGAMFLVVRTFWGDLPSPLMHVLLHASFQLFAATLIGFARAAENARERLAHINADLLATRALLADSTRDTERLRMARELHDVAGHKLTALVLNLRALAQDGAPDERMTQAQALAAELLTELRGVVQALRTERGFDLTTALHALAAPLPRTRLSLNLASDLHIEDPLVAEALLRMVQEALTNSVRHAEATCLRVSVSRAGAQLRVAIDDDGRVTGPLRPGHGLTGMRERLQSLGGDLVTTVTPHGSLHLEGWLRG; this comes from the coding sequence ATGTCTCGCCGCCCCCGTTCCTTGCCGGCGCCCTTTGTCCTGGTGTCGCTCCTCGTCTGGGTGACCATCGGCATCGAACTGTGGAGCCGCCCTCTCTTCTCGACGGGCCTCATCGGCGAATCATCTCTCAGCACCGTGGCGCGAGGGCTGCACCTCGGTGTCCTCGCCCTGTTCCTCTCGACGGTCCTGGTCGCGAAGCGCTCCGTGACACGATCGGCCCTGGTGGCAATCCAAGCCTTGTGCGTGCTCGGGCTGCTCGCCATCGTCCGATACAACTCAGCCGCGGTGCTGCTCATCATCGTCGCGGGCCAGTTGGCCCAAGGACTGGAGCGGGTGGAGACGGGACTGGCGCTCCTCGCCATCAATGGGGCCATGTTTCTGGTGGTCCGGACCTTCTGGGGAGACCTGCCCTCGCCACTGATGCATGTCCTCCTGCACGCGAGCTTCCAGCTCTTCGCCGCGACGCTCATCGGCTTTGCTCGCGCGGCGGAGAATGCTCGGGAACGACTGGCCCACATCAACGCCGACCTCCTCGCCACTCGCGCGCTTCTGGCCGACAGCACTCGCGACACCGAGCGCTTGAGGATGGCTCGCGAGCTTCACGACGTCGCCGGGCACAAACTCACTGCGCTCGTCCTCAACCTCCGGGCACTGGCCCAGGATGGGGCCCCTGATGAAAGGATGACCCAGGCCCAGGCCCTCGCGGCGGAGCTGCTCACCGAGTTGCGCGGAGTCGTCCAGGCCCTACGCACCGAACGAGGCTTCGACCTGACGACCGCGCTGCATGCCCTGGCCGCACCGCTGCCTCGAACGCGGCTTTCACTCAATCTGGCCTCCGACCTGCATATCGAAGACCCGCTCGTCGCGGAGGCATTGCTGCGCATGGTCCAGGAAGCACTCACGAACAGCGTGCGCCACGCCGAAGCCACCTGTCTTCGCGTCAGTGTCTCGCGCGCCGGTGCCCAGCTTCGCGTGGCCATCGACGACGACGGCCGTGTCACAGGACCTCTGCGGCCAGGACACGGGCTCACGGGCATGCGCGAGCGACTCCAGTCACTCGGCGGAGACCTCGTCACCACCGTCACTCCGCACGGCTCGCTCCATCTGGAAGGATGGCTGCGCGGATGA
- a CDS encoding anti-sigma factor family protein, translating into MYTCKDSINLLLEYLDGEMSPEEAQHLQEHLSGCSPCEEFLRTYRATPSLCKRAMAARMPKEVSNKLTEFLRSKIKSAS; encoded by the coding sequence ATGTACACCTGTAAAGACTCAATCAACCTCCTGCTGGAATACCTCGACGGCGAGATGTCGCCCGAGGAGGCGCAACACCTCCAGGAGCACCTGTCCGGGTGCTCGCCCTGTGAGGAGTTCTTGCGCACGTACCGGGCGACGCCCAGTTTGTGCAAGCGCGCGATGGCGGCGAGGATGCCGAAGGAGGTCAGCAACAAGCTGACCGAGTTCCTTCGCTCCAAAATCAAGTCCGCCTCGTGA
- a CDS encoding serine hydrolase yields MTAYPRVRGGHNEFAEELQPAEVTDPVPLKQALEFLPAETPFAAFVALKGDRVLARWGQVDLPINTHSVRKSVLSGLYGIAVEKGLIRLDQTLNELGIDDAKVPLTETEKRATVRDLLMSRSGIYLEAAGEVQGMKDGRPQRGSHPPGTNFYYNNWDFNVLGVIFEKQTGMGIGQALHEWIARPLGMKTFRPEHVIYDQPSFSEHRQFIIFMSAEDLARFGALYAHGGRWQGRQIIPSGWIEESTRPLSAVKGPGPFDAYGYLWWVDKDDGVLWADGWGGQFMIVDAKNDVTVVSRNDTGRSLLQMGLFMALGQDGSRKDHQQLHHWMVQASAMHGL; encoded by the coding sequence GTGACGGCCTACCCGCGTGTGAGAGGTGGGCACAATGAGTTCGCGGAGGAGCTCCAGCCCGCCGAGGTGACGGACCCGGTGCCCTTGAAGCAGGCGCTCGAGTTTCTTCCCGCGGAGACACCCTTCGCCGCCTTCGTGGCGCTGAAGGGGGACCGCGTGTTGGCTCGTTGGGGACAGGTGGACCTGCCCATCAACACGCACTCGGTGCGCAAGAGTGTGTTGAGTGGGTTGTATGGAATCGCCGTCGAGAAGGGGCTCATCCGGTTGGACCAGACGTTGAATGAGCTTGGCATCGACGACGCGAAGGTCCCGCTGACGGAGACCGAGAAGCGGGCGACGGTGAGGGATTTGTTGATGTCCCGCTCGGGCATCTACCTCGAGGCGGCTGGAGAGGTGCAGGGGATGAAGGATGGCCGTCCCCAGAGAGGCTCTCATCCCCCAGGAACGAATTTCTATTACAACAACTGGGACTTCAACGTGCTCGGGGTCATCTTCGAGAAACAGACGGGGATGGGAATCGGACAGGCCTTGCATGAGTGGATTGCAAGGCCGCTGGGGATGAAGACGTTCCGGCCGGAGCACGTTATCTACGACCAGCCGAGCTTCTCCGAGCACCGGCAGTTCATCATCTTCATGTCGGCGGAGGACCTTGCGCGCTTCGGTGCACTGTATGCGCATGGAGGGCGTTGGCAGGGGAGGCAGATCATCCCGTCTGGATGGATTGAGGAGAGCACGCGGCCTCTGTCCGCAGTGAAGGGACCTGGGCCGTTCGATGCCTACGGCTACCTCTGGTGGGTGGACAAGGACGACGGCGTCTTGTGGGCCGATGGGTGGGGCGGCCAGTTCATGATTGTCGACGCGAAGAACGACGTGACGGTGGTGTCGCGAAACGACACAGGGCGTTCGTTGCTACAAATGGGCCTCTTCATGGCGCTGGGGCAGGATGGCTCGCGCAAGGACCACCAGCAATTGCATCACTGGATGGTTCAGGCCTCCGCGATGCATGGCCTCTAA
- a CDS encoding response regulator transcription factor, with product MSPRIALADDQALVRAGLRALLERRGLTVVFEAADGASLLSGLASQSVDVVLMDVRMPGMDGIQALRSLRERGDLTPVLMLTTFDDSEQLLRATEAGAQGFLLKDAEPDDLQDAIHRLAQGETLLQPVSTAPVRARFQYHADDAPRETFTEREVSILRLMAGGYSNREIARALFLAEGTVKNYVSTILDKLDMRDRTRAVLKAITLRII from the coding sequence ATGAGTCCTCGAATCGCGCTGGCGGATGACCAGGCACTCGTGCGCGCGGGCCTGCGCGCACTGCTGGAACGCCGAGGACTCACCGTGGTGTTCGAGGCCGCGGACGGAGCCAGCCTGCTCTCCGGACTGGCCTCACAGTCCGTCGACGTGGTGCTCATGGACGTCCGCATGCCCGGCATGGATGGCATCCAAGCCCTGCGCTCTCTGCGCGAGCGAGGCGACCTCACACCCGTGCTGATGCTCACCACCTTCGACGACTCGGAACAACTCCTCCGAGCCACTGAAGCCGGCGCCCAGGGCTTCCTTCTCAAGGACGCCGAGCCCGACGACCTCCAGGACGCCATCCACCGCCTCGCGCAGGGAGAGACACTCTTGCAGCCGGTCAGCACCGCACCGGTCCGCGCGCGGTTCCAGTACCACGCGGACGATGCTCCTCGAGAGACCTTCACCGAGCGAGAGGTCAGCATCCTGCGGCTCATGGCCGGGGGCTACTCCAACCGGGAGATTGCTCGCGCCCTCTTCCTCGCGGAGGGTACCGTGAAGAACTACGTGTCCACCATCCTCGACAAGCTGGACATGAGAGACCGCACCCGCGCGGTCCTGAAAGCCATCACCTTGAGAATCATCTGA
- a CDS encoding radical SAM protein, which produces MNLKQLSLPELGEALAPFSPSPTAVRKVFAAVFAHGKLSVEEVANSPQVPRRVADHLKAHGEMPSLQIVERRRADDGFVKYLFDSPLGGRVEAVRIPIFDEKYVVCVSSQVGCALACDFCMTGKLGFKRNLQTWEILDQVLQVRAEADRPVRGVVFMGMGEPLLNYKETLRAAGILSNPAGFSIAGTAITFSTAGHVPAIRRYTREGHPYRLAFSVTSAISEKRAQVLPIEKTHPLPELIEAIREYSQVRRERAMIAYVAIRGFNMEREDAEALKTAFEGIPIKVDLIDVTDPTGKYLPPTEAELSAFRDYLQILKSPVARRYSGGKEIGAACGTLAATQYGGTVMPSPRSELGS; this is translated from the coding sequence GTGAACCTGAAGCAACTGTCGCTGCCTGAGTTGGGGGAGGCGCTCGCGCCCTTCTCCCCGTCGCCCACCGCGGTGCGCAAGGTGTTCGCCGCCGTCTTCGCCCATGGGAAGCTTTCCGTGGAGGAGGTGGCGAACTCTCCGCAGGTGCCGCGTCGCGTCGCGGACCATTTGAAGGCGCACGGCGAGATGCCGAGCCTTCAAATCGTGGAGCGGCGCCGGGCGGACGACGGCTTCGTGAAGTATCTCTTCGACTCGCCCCTGGGTGGGCGGGTGGAAGCGGTCCGCATCCCCATCTTCGATGAGAAGTACGTTGTCTGTGTGTCCAGCCAGGTGGGCTGCGCGCTGGCGTGCGACTTCTGCATGACGGGGAAGTTGGGTTTCAAACGCAACCTGCAGACCTGGGAGATATTGGACCAGGTGCTTCAGGTGCGGGCGGAGGCGGACCGGCCGGTGCGGGGTGTGGTGTTCATGGGGATGGGCGAGCCGCTGCTCAACTACAAGGAGACGTTGAGGGCGGCGGGCATCCTGTCGAACCCCGCGGGCTTCTCCATCGCGGGCACGGCGATAACGTTCTCGACGGCGGGACATGTGCCGGCCATCCGGCGCTACACGCGGGAGGGGCATCCGTACCGGCTGGCGTTCTCGGTGACGAGCGCCATCTCGGAGAAGCGGGCGCAGGTGCTTCCGATTGAGAAGACGCATCCGTTGCCGGAGTTGATTGAGGCGATTCGCGAGTACAGCCAGGTGCGTCGCGAGCGCGCGATGATTGCCTATGTGGCGATTCGCGGGTTCAACATGGAGCGGGAGGACGCGGAGGCGTTGAAGACGGCCTTCGAGGGGATTCCCATCAAGGTGGACCTCATCGACGTGACGGACCCGACGGGGAAGTACCTGCCGCCGACGGAGGCGGAGCTGAGTGCGTTCCGCGATTACTTGCAGATTCTGAAGTCGCCGGTGGCGCGGCGGTATTCAGGGGGCAAGGAGATTGGGGCGGCGTGCGGGACGCTGGCGGCGACGCAGTACGGAGGCACGGTGATGCCGTCGCCTCGGAGCGAGCTGGGCTCGTAG
- a CDS encoding DNA-3-methyladenine glycosylase — MTPLPPSFYARPALVVARELLGTLLVVRDAQGVRRVGRIVETEAYIGEHDLACHAAKGLTARTEVMFGPAGRAYVYFIYGMHCCFNVVTDEPGVGAAVLIRAVEPVEGLGEDVRTDGPGRLCKALGLTLTHNRMDLGTEALHLLPGETVAESRVERGPRIGVDYAGVWALKPFRLWVADSQHVSRRPTPRARKRP; from the coding sequence ATGACGCCATTGCCCCCTTCCTTCTACGCACGGCCGGCCCTGGTGGTGGCAAGGGAGCTGCTTGGGACGCTCCTGGTCGTGCGGGACGCGCAAGGGGTGAGGCGGGTGGGGCGCATCGTCGAGACCGAGGCGTACATCGGTGAGCACGACCTGGCGTGCCATGCCGCCAAGGGGCTCACCGCGCGCACCGAGGTGATGTTCGGCCCCGCGGGACGGGCGTACGTGTACTTCATCTACGGGATGCACTGCTGCTTCAACGTGGTGACGGACGAGCCCGGGGTGGGGGCGGCGGTGCTGATTCGGGCGGTGGAGCCGGTGGAGGGGCTGGGGGAGGACGTGCGCACGGATGGGCCGGGGCGGTTGTGCAAGGCCCTGGGGCTGACCCTGACCCACAACCGGATGGATTTGGGGACGGAGGCGCTGCACCTGTTGCCCGGCGAGACGGTGGCGGAGTCCCGAGTGGAGCGAGGCCCCCGGATTGGAGTGGATTACGCGGGGGTGTGGGCGTTGAAGCCCTTCCGGCTCTGGGTCGCGGACAGTCAACATGTCAGCAGGCGACCGACACCCAGGGCTCGTAAGCGGCCTTGA
- a CDS encoding RNA polymerase sigma factor, whose protein sequence is MSDEVSTEDDRQLLARAQDGDMSAFEALVEAHQDKVYGLALRMTRSEADAAEITQDTFLSAYQHLKDFRGDAAFGSWVHRIAANHALMRLRHRRVAQAAEAELQGPEFTARGTLADYPLQDWSRDAEEKALDAELGHAIRQAADRLPEGYREVFLLKDVDGLSYEQIAEVTGDSIPAIKSRLHRARLALREAIDAFYNRDSRGL, encoded by the coding sequence ATGTCCGACGAGGTCTCCACGGAAGATGATCGCCAGCTCCTCGCCCGCGCGCAGGACGGAGACATGTCCGCCTTCGAGGCCCTGGTGGAAGCGCACCAGGACAAGGTGTACGGTCTTGCCCTGCGCATGACGCGCTCGGAGGCGGACGCCGCCGAAATCACCCAGGACACCTTCCTGTCGGCCTACCAACATCTCAAGGATTTCCGCGGGGATGCGGCCTTTGGCTCCTGGGTGCACCGGATTGCCGCCAACCATGCGCTCATGCGCCTGCGCCACCGCCGGGTGGCCCAGGCCGCCGAGGCGGAGCTCCAGGGGCCGGAATTCACGGCCCGGGGGACGCTGGCGGATTACCCTCTGCAGGACTGGAGCCGGGATGCGGAGGAGAAGGCGCTGGACGCGGAGTTGGGCCATGCCATCCGCCAGGCGGCGGACCGGCTGCCCGAGGGGTATCGTGAGGTCTTCCTCTTGAAAGACGTGGACGGCCTCAGTTACGAACAGATTGCAGAGGTGACGGGGGATTCCATTCCCGCCATCAAGAGCCGCCTGCACCGGGCTCGTCTTGCGCTCCGTGAAGCCATCGACGCCTTCTACAACCGGGACAGTCGAGGGCTGTGA